A window of Rubricoccus marinus contains these coding sequences:
- a CDS encoding glycosyltransferase, which yields MPLRPLVVLSHLRWDFVYQRPQHVLSRLAATRPVFVIEEPVHSEGEPHWERQRPASGVTVLRPHTPLHEGGFTDGQLQAMRPLVDELAREVGACDVWVYTPLAVSLIDALDAQTVVYDCMDELSAFDHAPPQLLEREQLLLDRADLVFTGGPSLYRAKKDRHADVHCFTSSVDAAHFGQARPEAPALDEPEDQRALPHPRLGFFGVIDERLDANLVGALAEAHPEWQIVMVGPVVKIDPATLPQAANIHWLGGRTYDELPPYLAGWDVCLLPFARNRSTEFISPTKTLEYMAAERPIVSTPITDVAEPYGDIVYLGDTPEAFIQACEAALKASPKQREANVADMRAVLAKTSWDTTARRMAVLLDGTSCGAASGDAPDASSSHPAAALTPEASGAAR from the coding sequence GTGCCGCTCCGTCCCCTCGTCGTGCTTTCCCACCTCCGGTGGGACTTCGTTTACCAGCGCCCCCAGCACGTCCTCTCGCGCCTCGCCGCGACCCGTCCCGTCTTCGTCATCGAGGAGCCCGTCCACTCTGAGGGTGAGCCCCATTGGGAGCGCCAGCGGCCCGCCTCTGGCGTGACCGTGCTCCGGCCGCATACGCCGCTCCACGAGGGCGGCTTCACCGATGGGCAACTCCAGGCAATGCGGCCGCTCGTGGACGAACTCGCCCGCGAGGTCGGCGCCTGCGACGTATGGGTGTACACGCCTCTGGCGGTCTCCCTGATCGACGCGCTCGACGCGCAGACCGTTGTCTATGACTGCATGGACGAGCTCTCCGCGTTCGACCACGCGCCGCCGCAGCTGTTGGAGCGCGAGCAACTGCTGCTGGACCGCGCCGATTTGGTCTTTACCGGCGGCCCCAGCCTGTACCGCGCGAAGAAAGACCGCCACGCCGACGTGCACTGCTTCACGTCGTCCGTGGACGCGGCCCACTTCGGCCAGGCCCGCCCCGAGGCGCCTGCGCTGGACGAGCCCGAGGACCAGCGAGCACTTCCGCACCCCCGGCTGGGCTTCTTCGGCGTGATCGACGAACGTCTGGACGCGAACCTCGTGGGCGCGCTCGCCGAAGCGCACCCCGAATGGCAGATCGTGATGGTCGGGCCCGTCGTCAAGATCGACCCGGCAACGCTGCCTCAGGCGGCCAACATCCACTGGCTCGGCGGACGGACCTACGACGAGCTGCCGCCCTACCTCGCCGGCTGGGACGTGTGCCTGCTGCCGTTCGCTCGCAACCGCTCGACCGAGTTCATCAGCCCGACCAAAACGCTGGAGTACATGGCCGCCGAGCGGCCCATCGTCTCCACGCCCATCACGGACGTGGCCGAGCCGTATGGCGACATCGTGTACCTCGGCGACACGCCAGAGGCCTTTATCCAAGCCTGCGAGGCTGCGCTGAAAGCTAGCCCCAAGCAGCGCGAGGCCAACGTCGCTGACATGCGCGCCGTGCTCGCCAAAACGTCTTGGGACACGACGGCCCGTCGCATGGCCGTGCTCCTCGACGGCACCTCGTGCGGGGCTGCCTCTGGCGACGCGCCCGATGCCTCTTCGTCCCATCCCGCCGCCGCTCTCACGCCAGAGGCCTCTGGCGCCGCTCGCTAA
- the glf gene encoding UDP-galactopyranose mutase yields MYDTLIVGAGFAGSVLAERLANGLGERVLVVDRRPHIAGNAYDEYNDDGLLVHRYGPHIFHTNAERVWTYLSQFTAWRPYEHRVRASVDGQLVPIPINLDTINALYGTSLTAHEVKGFLESVAEPREQIRTSEDVVVSVVGEELYRKFFRGYTRKQWGLDPSELDASVTARVPTRTNRDDRYFSDTYQAMPLHGYTRMFEKMLAHPSIHVLLGADFRDIRETTPFKRLIYTGPVDEYFDFRYGKLPYRSLHFEHATHDRETFQSAPVVNYPNEQPYTRITEFKYLTGQEHPKTAVVTEYPRAEGDPYYPIPRPENAELYRRYAALAEAEERVHFVGRLATYKYYNMDQVTAQALAVYDRLEAESSGERAPAPRPTGTAKARLGAAPSTRAAEDLAPQTLKAPEALAPEPLSASSGDGDAREIDAP; encoded by the coding sequence ATGTACGACACTCTGATTGTCGGGGCCGGGTTCGCCGGCTCCGTTCTCGCCGAACGGCTCGCCAACGGGCTCGGAGAGCGCGTGCTCGTCGTGGACCGCCGTCCGCACATCGCCGGCAACGCGTACGACGAGTACAACGACGACGGCCTACTCGTCCACCGCTACGGCCCCCACATCTTCCACACCAACGCTGAGCGCGTGTGGACCTACCTCTCGCAGTTCACCGCGTGGCGGCCGTACGAGCACCGCGTCCGCGCAAGCGTGGACGGTCAACTCGTACCCATCCCGATCAACCTCGACACCATCAACGCGCTCTACGGCACCAGCCTGACGGCGCACGAGGTGAAGGGATTTCTGGAGTCCGTGGCGGAGCCGCGCGAGCAGATCCGCACGAGTGAGGACGTGGTTGTGAGCGTCGTGGGGGAGGAGCTGTACCGGAAGTTTTTCCGCGGCTACACCCGCAAGCAGTGGGGCCTGGACCCCTCCGAGCTGGACGCCAGCGTGACCGCCCGCGTGCCCACGCGCACCAACCGCGACGACCGGTACTTCTCGGACACCTACCAGGCGATGCCGCTCCACGGCTACACCCGGATGTTCGAGAAGATGCTCGCCCACCCCAGCATCCACGTGCTGCTGGGAGCGGACTTTCGGGACATCCGCGAGACCACGCCGTTCAAGCGCCTGATCTACACAGGGCCCGTCGATGAGTACTTCGACTTCCGGTACGGTAAGCTGCCGTACCGCTCGCTCCACTTCGAGCACGCCACACACGACCGCGAGACGTTCCAGAGTGCGCCGGTCGTCAACTACCCCAACGAGCAGCCGTACACGCGGATCACGGAGTTCAAGTACCTCACCGGGCAGGAGCATCCCAAGACTGCCGTCGTGACGGAGTACCCACGTGCTGAGGGCGACCCGTACTACCCGATCCCACGGCCCGAGAACGCCGAGTTGTACCGCCGCTACGCCGCACTCGCCGAGGCCGAGGAGCGCGTGCATTTCGTAGGCCGCCTAGCGACCTACAAGTACTACAACATGGACCAGGTAACGGCGCAGGCCCTTGCGGTCTACGACCGCCTGGAAGCCGAGTCCTCTGGCGAGCGCGCGCCCGCCCCGCGCCCGACCGGCACGGCCAAGGCCCGCCTGGGCGCTGCGCCATCGACGCGAGCCGCGGAGGACCTCGCGCCGCAGACGCTCAAGGCGCCAGAGGCCCTCGCGCCCGAGCCGCTCTCGGCATCCTCTGGCGACGGCGACGCACGCGAGATCGACGCGCCCTGA